GCAAATCTTAAAGAAGATCCTAGGAAGAAAAAGACACGTAAGTagtgtttgtatttttgattCCCTTTATTAGGACCATCTCAAAACTAACAAACATTATTGATGACCTGTCTTTCACGTGAACAAGTTCGCTATCgcttttcatcaaaaaaaaaaaaaaaagttcccTATCGTTTTTCAAACGCATCTTTATTCTTCACCACGTGattccaaaaaacaaaaaacatatacaagactaaaaaaaaaagatgtcaTGAAGGTAGATGAGAAAAATTCAAACGTGTTTCATTTACTTCTCAAACATTAAACATAAATCTTAACGTTCACCTAATTACTCCATCAACGTGATTTTGACATATACTTTCTCTGTATAATCTTTTACGTCTTTGAAATATACCTAGATAAAGCAAAAAATGTAATTGGTATATAAAAACCAACTGAAAAATAAAGGAATATCTTACAGAATCATCATTTtgacatatttttattctcGGTCatagttttttccttttatggtaaaaaaaattactttttatcAAATAGTTTTAGAAAGTTTGGTTAGAGGTATTAGTGAAATGAAATTTACAAGTCAGccaattaaaaataataataactcaatgaaaacaatattaactattccaaaaaaaaaaatcattcaaataTTATgcaaataattctttttttttctggataACTATGCAAAGTTGCAAGcctttttggctttttctttcttgtttttttttcctttaattttcTGTGTTTTGTCTCTAGTAGTCTAAATTGTCAATTCCaaatttcaaacttttaaGCAGATCTATAAAAGACATTAAATACGATTCATTAAATGCAGGCAACATTAATTCTAATACtaataatgaaattaaattaaattaaatgaaactTTTTAGTTACCTCGCCATATTTGTTTCCTCGAAGAAGATAAACTGCGAAGTAAGAAAGCCAAATAATGACCAAAACTCCAAGCTTAATCCATGGAAACCTCTTTGGTCTCTGATAATCCTCCAAGAGAGGCAACTTTAGACTCTCaatcttatcttcttcatcatcttcttcaattctaTTCGATTCTCTAATCTTCACCATCTCCGATTCCAATCTCCAATAATAAAGTCCATTTCCAAAAGTCTTCAACGTCGACCACGCAAGAAACACAGCGAAGAGACTCGTAATCAACCAGTTCGGAAAAACAAGATTACAGATCACACCAATACTAACTCCAAGAAGCATACATGGTTCCAATAAAAGAGCTAAATCGAAgtcgattagggttttgccaccagatttagggtttctaacGAATAGATTGCATCCCACGTTAGCTATAGATCCACCAGTAACCATAAAAGCTGAGAAGCTTGAAGCTGTCTTTAGATCGAGACCGGCCACGATTGTCATTATCGGAACATATAAACCTCCACCGCCGATTCCACCGGCGCTTGAGATTGATGAAGCTAGGAAAGAGAGTAAGCCGGCGATGATCGTTGATGTTGTTAGTTCGATTCTTGGTTGGttgaattttgttgaaaaatcgAGGTATGAGCTTGTTTTGTTGAGGAGTTGATCGACGGGAGAAAGAATTGAAGGTTCTTGTTCTGCGATTGATGGAgtcaagaagatgatgaaggagaGAATTATAGGGACGAAattgtttctcatttttttgtttgggggTTTTggttaactttttaaaagtttgggAGATTTTAGGAGATGTTGGGATTTTTATGTATGTTATTTCTGTTTATAACACTTTATATATAGCCATATAGGAGAGTGTGTGATGCTTGGATTGTCaagtagaaagaaaaaaaaaatatattaaatagaaatagaaatagaaatagaaagaagaagataaaaagagaCAAATCAACAATTGGCAAGTGgtgagaaaatgaaataataccACATAGAACTTGTGTGGGCATTATGTTATTTGCTCCCACCATTACCTATTACTTTCTCATACttgttaaatattattatgtaaaaCCAGAATAACTTAGGAGCGAgacttttatttaaataagatCCACTGATCTTAAAAGTGAgacttttgtattttttaaaaatatgctacagatttttttatatagttattatataaaaaatataaatataattaatatctaCAATACTTTTGAAAACTGTTAGcctcaaaaaaatattatttcattaacaataaaatttcaGTTAAAGAGACTATATAAATTTCTAAATCACAtttcaattcaat
This sequence is a window from Arabidopsis thaliana chromosome 1 sequence. Protein-coding genes within it:
- a CDS encoding Sulfite exporter TauE/SafE family protein (Sulfite exporter TauE/SafE family protein; LOCATED IN: endomembrane system, integral to membrane; EXPRESSED IN: 22 plant structures; EXPRESSED DURING: 13 growth stages; CONTAINS InterPro DOMAIN/s: Protein of unknown function DUF81 (InterPro:IPR002781); BEST Arabidopsis thaliana protein match is: Sulfite exporter TauE/SafE family protein (TAIR:AT1G11540.1); Has 2571 Blast hits to 2364 proteins in 652 species: Archae - 89; Bacteria - 1424; Metazoa - 0; Fungi - 0; Plants - 205; Viruses - 0; Other Eukaryotes - 853 (source: NCBI BLink).); the protein is MRNNFVPIILSFIIFLTPSIAEQEPSILSPVDQLLNKTSSYLDFSTKFNQPRIELTTSTIIAGLLSFLASSISSAGGIGGGGLYVPIMTIVAGLDLKTASSFSAFMVTGGSIANVGCNLFVRNPKSGGKTLIDFDLALLLEPCMLLGVSIGVICNLVFPNWLITSLFAVFLAWSTLKTFGNGLYYWRLESEMVKIRESNRIEEDDEEDKIESLKLPLLEDYQRPKRFPWIKLGVLVIIWLSYFAVYLLRGNKYGEGIISIEPCGNAYWLISSSQIPLTLFFTLWICFSDNVQSQQQSDYHVSVKDVEDLRSNDGARSNKCMFPVMALLAGVLGGVFGIGGGMLISPLLLQVGIAPEVTAATCSFMVLFSSTMSAIQYLLLGMEHTGTASIFAVICFVASLVGLKVVQKVITEYGRASIIVFSVGIVMALSIVLMTSYGALDVWNDYVSGRYMGFKLPC